One Drosophila virilis strain 15010-1051.87 chromosome 5, Dvir_AGI_RSII-ME, whole genome shotgun sequence DNA window includes the following coding sequences:
- the LOC6635974 gene encoding uncharacterized protein, with protein sequence MSLVADYSDSSKSDAESSSNESEKEQTNKSESPPPAQKHPKLPSASAALDNAAAKRTGDVFSNPFLEAELHKTASLERHVKMVNNDAHLQLKNGRKICWNYRKGRCRFGTSCQYAHDSDLSVEALAGNETKVETVAPTFTPQSSSGNNKRKRPGLSDGIEPGKRVMKSYQQQHLATGARRPPN encoded by the exons ATGTCGCTTGTCGCTGATTATAGCGATTCATCTAAATCTGACGcagaaagcagcagcaatgagTCCGAAaaagaacaaacaaacaagtcAGAAAG CCCGCCTCCTGCACAGAAACACCCAAAGTTGCCAAGTGCGAGCGCTGCGCTGGACAATGCGGCAGCCAAACGGACCGGTGATGTATTCAGCAATCCATTTCTGGAGGCGGAACTGCATAAAACGGCTTCCTTGGAGCGGCACGTCAAAATGGTGAACAACGATGCACATTTACAGCTCAAAAATGGCCGCAAAATATGCTGGAATTATAGAAAAGGACGCTGCCGTTTTGGCACCAGCTGCCAGTATGCACACGACTCGGATTTAAGCGTGGAAGCCTTAGCTGGTAATGAGACAAAAGTGGAGACAGTAGCGCCTACATTTACGCCGCAATCATCGAGTGGCAACAATAAACGCAAGCGGCCCGGTCTGAGCGACGGCATAGAACCTGGCAAACGCGTGATGAAATCTTACCAGCAACAACACCTGGCCACTGGAGCACGTCGTCCGCCCAACTAA
- the Rad51D gene encoding DNA repair protein Rad51 homolog, which translates to MEDKRELRSLLLATKTGKQLSEYHIKLLQKQNISTAEEFIDADNVHTILALASDTTEEIKRELLNLYVGRIKFKTLYQSQPINYSTGIEDLDKLLDSIGQPFRPGRVWELIGDNDVGKTELLHTLAVNFVCKYGEQQQVLFVDTNLDFDSERLEEILLERKQLSEAAIDRSLDAINVVQATTAESLIAALAALLEKLASPNAKFEAVSRIKVVLIDSLTACYILYRSSYGRNKGRRFLTELAMIIRKLAVQHGIAFIIGNMTFSPDDETNDMGEDEDVDNEGGSTQKSTDAQEDCSFLGDYWCSVCTLTLVLELPDESHCDGDGLRLLKVLNNNFGISDGSCLLRITDAGVI; encoded by the exons ATGGAAGACAAGAGGGAGCTGCGATCCTTGCTTCTGGCAACCAAAACAGGAAAACAACTTTCGGAATATCATATTAAATTgctgcaaaagcaaaatatcaGCACAGCAGAAGAATTTATTGATGCAGACAATGTGCACACGATCTTGGCGCTCGCCAGCGACACAACCGAGGAAATTAAGCGGGAACTGTTGAATTTATATGTGGGCAGGATTAAGTTTAAGACACTCTACCAGTCGCAGCCCATAAACTACTCAACAGGCATAGAGGA CTTAGACAAATTGCTGGACTCCATTGGACAACCCTTTCGTCCAGGCCGTGTTTGGGAGCTCATCGGCGATAATGATGTGGGCAAAACCGAATTGTTACACACACTGGCTGTAAATTTCGTTTGCAAATAtggagagcagcagcaggtgctgTTTGTGGACACCAACTTGGACTTTGATAGCGAACGCTTGGAGGAGATTTTGTTGGAAAGGAAACAACTGAGCGAGGCAGCTATAGACAGATCTTTGGATGCGATTAATGTTGTGCAAGCAACCACAGCTGAATCTTTGATTGCAGCACTGGCAGCTCTACTCGAGAAGCTAGCCAGTCCCAATGCCAAATTTGAGGCCGTCTCGCGCATAAAAGTGGTCCTCATTGATTCCCTCACAGCCTGTTACATCTTATATCGCAGCAGTTATGGACGCAACAAGGGACGTAGATTCCTAACAGAGTTGGCGATGATTATACGAAAGCTGGCTGTACAGCACGGCATTGCTTTTATCATAGGCAACATGACGTTCTCCCCGGACGATGAGA CCAACGACATGGGCGAGGATGAGGATGTAGACAACGAAGGGGGTTCGACCCAAAAAAGCACAGATGCACAAGAGGACTGCAGCTTCTTGGGTGACTATTGGTGCTCGGTCTGCACGCTGACTTTGGTCCTGGAGCTGCCGGATGAGTCCcactgcgacggcgacgggcTGCGGCTGCTCAAGGTGCTTAATAATAACTTCGGCATTAGCGACGGCAGCTGCTTGTTGCGCATCACAGACGCCGGCGTCATTTGA
- the LOC6635976 gene encoding probable peptidoglycan muropeptide transporter SLC46, whose product MDEAPHAHEQLVAKSSRHSHDPETGLSTPSSSSSESSLDSHDESIVAAMGNEQNMAPIEPAANPCAQPRTFLLEPLILILLFAYNFSSTILKSQIIYQSCTAGFGYPEAVCSLLGTKNASNETKRIEAEVQPYAARVFLTIKIVECIVPAFCGLFVGALSDRYGRKPLLLASYLGYALQYILSACIAYLAMQLNGLVSPWFYVITIIPLSLLGSSVTYSVAAVCFIGDVSTGKMRSYRMIAYELCIYVGLLLGSFASGYVYEATNAYIIFVISACAILFALFLVAALLPESLTQRQLSEGFVLLDLWRSSARTREHKDRSILVLLMCVLLLTAFVSDGSNSVFYMFMRAKFHWTVREFTSYESVSILVPAVAGSGGILFLWSLRQCSKSAILWLALISLLSHAASSLMKAFAFVDWQIYLAIGLGIFKSLVNPMCRTMITNLLPGEERGKVFAMLSVLQTLSPFASSTLYIIFYTLTLSSAPGLFNLISANLFGLAIILLLVVWRKKATHPAHYEPIFK is encoded by the exons ATGGACGAGGCACCGCACGCACATGAGCAGCTCGTCGCAAAATCCAGTCGGCACAGCCATGACCCGGAAACGGGTCTCAGCACTCCCAGCAGCAGTTCCAGTGAGTCCAGCCTCGATAGCCACGACGAATCCATAGTAGCTGCAATGGGCAACGAGCAGAACATGGCGCCAATCGAACCAGCTGCCAATCCATGTGCTCAGCCAAGAACTTTTCTCTTGGAGCCGCTGATTCTAATTCTGCTCTTCGCCTACAATTTCTCAT CAACCATATTGAAATCTCAAATTATCTATCAGAGCTGCACGGCGGGGTTTGGTTACCCGGAAGCGGTCTGCAGCCTGTTGGGCACCAAAAACGCCAGCAATGAGACCAAACGTATTGAAGCCGAGGTCCAGCCATATGCGGCGCGCGTATTCCTGACCATCAAGATCGTCGAGTGCATTGTTCCAGCCTTTTGTGGCTTGTTCGTGGGCGCCCTGTCGGATCGTTATGGACGCAAGCCCCTGTTGCTGGCTTCCTATTTGG GCTATGCTCTCCAGTATATACTTTCCGCTTGCATTGCCTATCTGGCCATGCAGCTCAACGGCCTGGTCAGTCCTTGGTTCTATGTGATCACCATAATTCCACTCTCGCTGCTGGGCAGCAGCGTGACTTACTCCGTGGCCGCGGTTTGCTTCATAGGCGACGTCTCCACGGGCAAAATGAGATCCTACAG AATGATCGCCTACGAGCTGTGCATCTATGTGGGCTTGCTGTTGGGCAGCTTTGCCTCTGGCTACGTTTACGAGGCGACTAATGCTTACATCATCTTTGTCATATCGGCCTGTGCCATATTATTTGCCCTATTCCTGGTGGCCGCCCTGCTGCCCGAGAGTCTGACCCAGCGGCAGTTGTCCGAGGGATTTGTGCTGCTGGATTTGTGGCGAAGCAGCGCGAGAACACGCGAGCACAAGGATCGCTCCATACTAGTACTGCTCATGTGTGTTTTGCTGCTGACGGCATTTGTATCTG aTGGCAGCAACTCGGTGTTCTATATGTTTATGCGTGCCAAGTTCCATTGGACGGTGCGCGAGTTTACAAGCTACGAGTCGGTGAGCATTTTGGTGCCAGCCGTGGCTGGTTCCGGCGGCATATTGTTTCTATGGTCGCTGCGCCAG TGCAGCAAGTCGGCAATTCTGTGGCTGGCCCTCATCTCGCTGCTGAGTCATGCGGCGAGCAGTCTGATGAAAGCGTTCGCCTTCGTCGACTGGCAAATCTATCTGGCCATTGGCTTGGGCATATTCAAATCTCTGGTGAATCCCATGTGCCGCACCATGATAACTAACCTGTTGCCAGGCGAGGAGCGCG GCAAAGTCTTTGCGATGCTCAGCGTACTGCAAACGCTCTCCCCGTTCGCCTCATCCACactgtatataatattttacacGCTCACATTGAGCAGTGCGCCGGGCTTGTTCAATCTGATCAGCGCCAATTTATTTGGACTCGCGATTATTTTGCTGCT CGTTGTCTGGCGCAAGAAAGCCACGCATCCCGCACACTACGAACCCATTTTCAAGTGA